In Pyxicephalus adspersus chromosome 10, UCB_Pads_2.0, whole genome shotgun sequence, the DNA window GTCCAGGGATGCCCACTCCTCAAGAATGACATTCACCCATTAAATTCAACCAATAGAATGCTCAATAATTACATCCGAACAGAAGGCTGTTAAAATGAGTACTAAGGCTAGGTGAAGGTTTCAAAAATTAATAATTCTGCCAGATACAATCTGCCTGCATTACACAGAGAAGCACAGACACCCAGTGAAGGCATCACTGGGGccacagaataaatatataatgagcATTTTTCCTCCTACTTTATCAGTATCATATGTGAGTATTACCTGGTGGTCTGCATAAAAAATGTAGCTTACCTAGTGATGCCTACTCCATCCAGAATAACTTTCAATCATTGTAATGTATCTAAacacaaaagcctttttttgggGTAGGAGAAGATTAAAATAGCGGCCAGGTTTTTCTGATATCTTGACAGGGGCACAGTAAAGGCAAAGTAAATGGCAgctttaaactttacatttttgcataatgAAACACAATAATACAACTTTACTTGAAAAACAGAATAAGTGTTTATTGTTGCAGAATTACATGATTCTTTTATACATATTTCATAAATGATACATGATTTTACACATCtatattttgcttatttataGGACATTCCTCCATGCTCCAAACCTCCCCGCACACTTACACTCAGTCGACCCTTTGAGACAATTCCTGTGTTTTTACTGCTTCAAAACATTCCATACAAACATGATTAGACCATTTGTTGCAGGAGGAGCCCCTGTGGGCAATTGCTCCCACCCCCATCAGCAGCAGAAGTGCAAATGGTAAAAGGTAGAACTTTAAGTTGAATTAGTGTTAAAAAGAGCATCTCCTGTACAAGATCACAGTAATCCAAGCAGAAACATAGGCAAAAGGTTATTATGCTTTGGCCATAGCATGAACATTTGAGGACCTTGTCCTTTGAGCTGCTCTGCCAttaacaacaaacattctaaagaACTACTTGTGATACTCTGTATTCTTAATTAGGGTCCCTCTCCATGGAGATGATTGTCAATCTTGCTTATATCACATCAGCCACTTTTGCTTCATTCATCAACGTGATTTCCAGGGCACAGCTTGAAAATACAGATCAAGGCATTGGATCCCACCAGAGAGACCGGTAATGAGCATGATGCATTACCACCTACAGGTTTATTATTGCCTGTGCTTTGAGGCCTAACGTTCTGCATGGATCTACAATCTTGAACAAAATACAAGACATAGAagacaacaaacaaatacatgaTGGAAAACAGATTCAATCCACCTGAGAGGAGAGAAGTAGGTGACAGTTATTAAGACTTAAGTGGCAGCATGTGCCAGCTATATTCCACGTGGACTCAAGATTTAGGCTGGCAATGAGTCCTTGTTAGCATAACTGCCAGCTATTTAGTAATACGTGAAGAGAACATACACTCTCCTCTCTATTTCATATTATGCAAGGCACCAGTCAACTGGCTTCACTTCTTTAGTTCTGTAATCCTATCCCTGAAGTAGGAGCCTTTCACAGTGGGAGTCCTTTAAAAATGTCTCTGCAAACTTGTAGCTCAAACACTCCCTTGTTTGCCCTGTTGCTTTCCCCCCCTTTCCCAACAAGAGACTGCACCATTTTGATATTAAAAGTCTGTGGAAGAGCAGCGTAttccaggaaaaaacaaaacaaaaaaacaaaaagaaaagaaaaccccCTGAAATCTTTGGAACAAAGATAGAGGTTATATCTCAGCCTTTGCCACTCTCCAGCTCTTCAGTGATATGTAGATAAACAAAATGTAGACAAAGCTGGACGGGTCAGATGTTTTCATCCAGAAAGAAGTTGTATTTCCACCAGCAGAAGACCAGCTggaaaatgtaaatctttatGACTATATCTGATGATCATCATGATAAAATGAGGTGGTAACCCTTTTGAATTTTTCATGCAACCCTGATATGCTACTAAGCCACCTCCCAAGAGTGCGGGACAGGGGAACATCTCCCTCCCAAAAAGGACAGACATAAAAACCAATCATGCACTGAACCCCTGAAATATATATAGCCAAGGCTGTGGAAGGAATAGGGACGAGGGACATTTAAGAAAGTGATTACAAGAAAAATCACGTgcggtttttttttctcttttttaatgcaTAGCAGAAAGTCTCACGGTGTTTGGGACTTTGGGACTGGAATTAAAATGGAACAGTGTTGCACCTTAACATGGCATGTGCACGAACCCAGAGTTCATCAGAAAAAGGCAAGAAAACCCTCAACCGAGTCCCGATAGATGCTTTTCAAGAGCGAAGAAAAGCATTATGCTGCAGTGGCTTCTGGTCCACGCTTCTCTGAATGGCATTATGTTCTGTGCCATGTTTCTGGAGTACCTCCATTGGCTCAGCAGATTATTAATAGGCACTCTGCCACATTTTAACTTGTCATAAAACCAGGAGaaccaaaatgtcaaaaataaaaaaaatgaatatttaattgttttgggAACCTCATCCATAATTTTCACCATTCATTTTCATTcaccaacaaataaaatatatatagtttcaaTAAGAAAATTTTCTAAGCCCTTCAAAGTAGGCTTTTAACAAGGTCAAGGCCCCAAACCTTcgattaaatttcatttttattcttccattacacattttccctttaacaaaagctttaaaaatctagggagaaaaaaaagtggaaaatgatCACCCATCCCATCATATCCCAGCTACCACCTATTATGCTTTTTATTCAAAGGCAAGAGATATCCACAGGTTTTGCTGGGGATTTTGAAGTTGTACAATGATCAATCCTTAGCATCCTCAATTTGTTGGATTGGAAGATGTAGCTGCAGGGGGTCACGTAGCCTCTTAAGGTCCAACTCAGCCTAagtaaatcaagaaaaaaaaatacatatatttacacaagCTTTTAGTTTGACGTGTGCCCCAAGTGCGTCCTGTACCTTACGCAAATTAGGTTTAGggaagattaataaaaaaataaagggaacaaTTGAAAAAGTCACAGATTTCATACAAAACATACTAAAAGAAAGGTAAAGCTTTAAACTGTCCATTCAGCATttaacaaaaagtatttaaattagtTATATATAGCTGCTTGGTTCAATTTAATTGTCATCAGGGATGGAACAAACCATCACTAAAGATGTGGCAGTTTCACGAATAAAAAATCAGAGTGCTACATGCCAAACACGCTTGAGTAAAGCCAAGTCATCTTAAACCATACCTGAGCAATGGCATCCTTGAGTCGATTATATTCTAGAACATCAAATTTTTCTTTGTTGGCCGCTTTATGGAAAAATTGTAAGAACTGTCTATCTCTGGCATCTGCATACAAATATTCCTACAATGAAAAAAGCAAAGTTATAGTACATTGTACATATATCAATTTACTGTTTGTGAGAAATACCACACAAAGTACAATTTTTTCCCTGACTGAAATTTATTGTGCCTCGACATGACAAGGCACAATAAATTTCATAAAATTATTCTaagaaatgcaaggaaaaaaacaatagaagAGCCACTCCATTGAAAAGTTTAGAGACGTACTTAATCACATGTGCCAAAGAAGACAAATGTATTTCAATAGAAACATCCCTCTTCTTTACAGCTGTATGTAGGCAAATAGGAAGCAATGACTGGACCTAATGAGCTAATGCAGAAGCATGTTTAATACTACTTCTCGCATGTATGGGATGGAGCCTCAAGAAGTTTGTTTAGGACTCCAAATAGGAAGAGGATGCCTCCTTTTCTCCAACATACAGCCCCGAAGAAGGGGGAAATGCCtctgaaacatattttatttgtatacatataaatatctCTTTGgactttaccctttttttttttaaactttttgtaaaactaCCCAAGTCCACCAAGAAACACACAAATCCATAAAGACAACCCAATGCTCCCCATCTACTTGCCTAACATTGAAAATTCAGACTAACTTTAGAGTCTGGTTTTTAAAATGTAGGTTAAGAAAACAAAAGCACATGAAACATAATTTATAACAGTACAAATGTTGCCATATCTTAAATGCTAAGATGGCAAATGTATTCATAATAATGAGTATCTGGGAATGGGAGTATGTAagacacaaattaaatataatttagctTCTTTGTGGAGGTTAAAAGGAAAGGTCTTGTTTACTTATGTTTCATATAGTAATTTAATTTAGGACTTGTTTAGACAgtcatacaggagcctttagATTTACTTCAACACACAACACAGTCATCATGAACAGCATGTATTTATTAGGTCTTTAATGAGGTGTGATACTTACCCTGCCTGTCAGCATATAATAGGCATACCCTGCTAGGCCTGTGGCATAAGTGACAAAATACGTGACTGGCTCCATGATATCCCAGGAGTATTCCCACCACGTCAAACGAGCAAAGATTCCAATATGTAATGACATATATGCTAAACCTCCCCACTGAACCCATCTTGTCTTCTTTTCCGCTCGTCGAGCAATTTGAAGACGAACCTACAATtggcaaacaaaacatttttgttataattttttgtaaaaatctgtGGACTGGAGTGAACATTCAAATTTTTGTCCTATATAGCAATATCTTTTTAACAGGACCTGGAATCCATGGgtggaaattacattttaaaaagcaactcTGACTAGATAAGACTTTATTCTtcttcaccttttctttctcccatctacaggtagtccccaggttacatctgagatagggactgtaggtttgttcttaagttgaacaaggtacaaatttttttaataaatgcaattaggatatgtttcaacatattaggcagcatggtgtcagttactgtaaaaaaatcttcattgtgagttaatcacaatgaaagcaaaaaaattaaaaaaaaaaacattatggagcctagacattcattagcttctggagcaagcagtgctttgatatgcaaaaagaaacaactgcagagtttgtcttgttcattaaagagttagaagaggcTGCAgtaagagctcacccccctaagatcacccacaacctcatctgtgtttagcaaagacttcttctgcaagtcatgcaaaaccacccccctcccccaatcaagcctctgtcctgcccAGGagagagcaggaaagccctgttcgtatctaggagttatccatatgtcagatgttcttaactcagggactacttgtatctATTACAATCCTTTAAAGGTCATTCTCACTACCACAAATAGGCCATTTGAATTAGTATGACTGAGGATTAGTTACAATTAACCTAATGACTGTTGTCAAAATCCCCTACTAACCTATGAGGTCCTATTGCCCATATTGCCAGATAGTCTGGTTGGTTAAATACAGATTTTAGGTCTACCTTTTCAAGAGGTTCCAGCTGTACTTGAAGGACCTCTAGCCGACGACAGAGCTCTTGCTCTTTGTTGAGCTGGTGTTCTTCAATTCGCATAGAGCCGTACAACTGCTGTACAAGGGTCTTCAAGTCATTCATTGTCGTTGCATCTTCATGGCTTAGGAGGTCTGAGCATATAGCAAAATATGAATAGCCCAACAGtaataatatacaatttaaaaaaaggcaaaccatGGTTCACTAACTGCTCTTTAACACACCATACCTACCTCGTTTTGGCGGCCGCACATGGTGGCTTCTATCATTAATTGTCAATTGAAAATCATCTAATAGAAGAACTTCTATACTTGTGGAAGAAGCTATACGATCTCCATCTGaagttagaaaaaacaaaaacaagagtttaaaaataaaaaaagtcagttgtagaaacatacatttttcccTAAAAGTATCTAAAGTCATAGTGGCCAATTACAATGGTCTGGCTAAAACATTTTAGAGAGAACCAATACATGAGTTGAAGCCATCACAATTATTGTCTTACATACCTATGGAGTAGACTGCCACCCTGTCTATTCCTCGGTCTTCTGCCTGAACCTGCTGCAGGAATTCGCCTACTGTATCTGAAAGAGGCTTTAGAGTGAATCTGCATTTCTCCTGCCGTGATGGGAGGTCAACAGTTATCACAGGCAACCCGTTTTGGTAAACCACAAAAACACCTGCTAAGAAAccgtaaaataactttttagtaACTTATATTGGATGGATCACAAATCAATCAAATAGAACATAAATGAGCTGGGcagttatttaaattttaacaaaaaacgCAGTATGTTCTAAAAGTAATATAAGGAACATCATCAACAATACGATAATCTGCATTATGTCAATGAAGAACTACtgcagtttaaagtaaaaaaaaaaaaagtcacctggcagatcctttattacagaagagacagacaatgtcccatctgtaataaaatgaacatacCTGCCTAAATGCAATTTTTTCCCACTTTCCTGTGCTCACTTCggcatgggtgctgccatcttcctccgcTACTCTTCTGGGTGTCTGATCTCTGGCCATCTTGTTAggtcaggccagaatgacattAGGGAAAAGAagattgcaaccaggcaggtaagaatgctttattgcagaagggacataaacctgtccattctgcaataaaaaccttgcCTGCTCACAGTTCTGTAATGCAGAAAGATAGTTTCACTTTATAGAAACTTGGAATATTGATTTAAACACAAGCTTTAACCTTCTTACTTTGTAATAGGGAGCAGAATAATGAGAGCACCATAGAAAAAAGAGCAGTTCAGTCTGTAAATCCTTATACATTTCTGAAACctatggacagttttttttttaccaactttttgATGAAACCTTGCCATTTTGTGCAAGTCTAAAGTTTAtttgatttcattattttattggtgaatgctaaaaatgaaaatttactgCATTTCAATGGGAAACCTTTCTGCCAGTAGTTAATATTTGTAGATATAGTCACCTATATGCATGTGGAGGATACAGTatcatataaaacaatatatacactGCCTGGTCGGTCAAAAAAAATTATCTGGACTATTGGTAAATAATTTTGACTATTGTTAAATAAGAATGCACTCTAAGTATAAgggaattatttttacaaaaacatacagatactaaaattttattttaatgttaaaataaataatttatgtattaggCATTACTGAGATGGGAATATTCCATTAGATTACTCCAGTTTTTTAGAAGGAAAGCAGCCTCTACAGTTCTACATGCAGATACATCATCTTACCATCAGAGGGCGATGCTGTACTGCAATACACTACTCTTTGGCATGGCCATGCAGGAAATCTCTGGTGCACCTGAAAAAAATGAGATATATCATTACTCATCATAGAATATCACCCTGCAGCTGAGTCACACAGTAGGGAAAtacaaaggtttttcttttttttctttcatgttaaCTGCACCATGGGACTCGCTAGTAAGAAAACCAACTTTTTTCATTCAGACAACATTTATAGTGTGCTCACTACTAAATCAAAGAGGATGCATCACTACTTAAAACAGGggtaggccagatacagcctagccagtggTCCcctccagcctaacgccccctggtcgatccagccCAATCccagctggcaggggtcggcaacccgcagctccggagcggCATACGGCTCTTAAGCCtacttgttatgcctcccttccctatttaccatggccggcgTTAACACCTCTGCCCTGGGgtaagggaacattccctctcctccgtatgcattgcaaaggAAAGTGGTTTTcattcaggggcgttcctggtggggggcagagccatcagcgcacAATTAGAGAGAGAGTGCGGtttagtgtgccttcttgacctcctaaaatggcctagtagcaaaaaaattttgctgacccctgacttaAAACTTCTAAAACCCTATGCAGTATAATCCTCCACACCTCctgacatgagaaaaaaaaacaatctaaattcctaatttaaaagaaacatttgaagtgatgtaaaaaaaaagaaaaaaaaacttaattgtaGCCAATTCTAAAGAAGAGACCACAACCAGGGACTTTGTATTCTTTTTACCAAACCCTTGCAGAGAACGCCCATCAAAGTAAACCTGCTGTGATTTGTATAATGTAGGAACTAAAGGGAATATTAATGctttttgccaattttttattGTCTTCTCATCCTGTCTACTTCTAGCAAAGTTTAGTAAAAATGTCTTGACACAATGCAACTTTCCACATTAAATGTTGATGAAAATCAAgcaaggttgctaagggttccttgaacaataagcatgttttacaccaatgatctttttggctgtttgtaagggtgacattcttcctattaacCACTCTAATGTACGTatagtgagctgtggatataggtatagaggggttccatgaagacccaAGAGTTAATTTGAGGTTTCCCTCATGttagaaaggtcaagaaaggctgatctaaaccATTTCCAAAGCAAACATAAGTGTACACAAAAGCACCCCATACCCAAAGTTGAATGTGTAGTGTTTGGGTCTTCCTAAATCTTCAATTCAAATCATTTCCAATCAGGTAGACCCTCATCGTGAACAGGTCTTGGTAACCATTTATTCCCACATGTCACATCCAAAACTCTGCTGTGTAACCCCTGGGATTGGTTGATAAATTTTTTCAGTACCCTTTATTTTCAAACCGactgatataaaatatttcccaTGATGTGACCATATTTCAATGACACCAATTCACACGTTCAGATTGAAAACTAATATACTGTAGCTAATAGTTAAAAGTTAGCACATGTAATTAAAAAGCATACgtgatgacattttatttcaCCCACTTTATCATTTAGGCTCACTGTGGGCTTTGTGTTTATCTACACAGCCAGGAAGACAGCTGTGTTGGGCTGAAGGGTTCCATAGGGGGCTGCACAACAGTCGTAAAACAGAGCAGAAGGACATTAGATCACGATACGTGCATGA includes these proteins:
- the MCU gene encoding calcium uniporter protein, mitochondrial isoform X2, translating into MAAAAGRSLVLLLSRSGGVLTARSPGLAVGRHRSDRTVHQRFPAWPCQRVVYCSTASPSDGVFVVYQNGLPVITVDLPSRQEKCRFTLKPLSDTVGEFLQQVQAEDRGIDRVAVYSIDGDRIASSTSIEVLLLDDFQLTINDRSHHVRPPKRDLLSHEDATTMNDLKTLVQQLYGSMRIEEHQLNKEQELCRRLEVLQVQLEPLEKVRLQIARRAEKKTRWVQWGGLAYMSLHIGIFARLTWWEYSWDIMEPVTYFVTYATGLAGYAYYMLTGREYLYADARDRQFLQFFHKAANKEKFDVLEYNRLKDAIAQAELDLKRLRDPLQLHLPIQQIEDAKD
- the MCU gene encoding calcium uniporter protein, mitochondrial isoform X1 — translated: MAAAAGRSLVLLLSRSGGVLTARSPGLAVGRHRSDRTVHQRFPAWPCQRVVYCSTASPSDAGVFVVYQNGLPVITVDLPSRQEKCRFTLKPLSDTVGEFLQQVQAEDRGIDRVAVYSIDGDRIASSTSIEVLLLDDFQLTINDRSHHVRPPKRDLLSHEDATTMNDLKTLVQQLYGSMRIEEHQLNKEQELCRRLEVLQVQLEPLEKVRLQIARRAEKKTRWVQWGGLAYMSLHIGIFARLTWWEYSWDIMEPVTYFVTYATGLAGYAYYMLTGREYLYADARDRQFLQFFHKAANKEKFDVLEYNRLKDAIAQAELDLKRLRDPLQLHLPIQQIEDAKD